A section of the Tamandua tetradactyla isolate mTamTet1 chromosome 4, mTamTet1.pri, whole genome shotgun sequence genome encodes:
- the USPL1 gene encoding SUMO-specific isopeptidase USPL1 isoform X2 has product MTLESKCLSFGQMLYVQWKNAYALCWLDCILSAMVHLEGLKSTVAELSSKEESVIWQLFTKYNQANGLLCTNQLDGVKDGDCKKPSSEIFAKIETCLNEIRDEIFIRLQPQLRCTLGDMESPVFAFPLLLKIEPHIEKLFMYSFSWNFECSLCGHKYQNRCVKNLVTFTNVIPEWHPLNAAHFGPCNNCNNKSQIRKMVLEKVGSVLMLHFVEGLPHSDIERYSFHFEGSPYHITSVIQYQANNHFITWSLGNDGSWLECDDLKGPCSERHEKFEVPSSEIHIVIWERKTSQITDKSAACFPLKKTPAPPASCSVGDPASAGASSVTQPPLMSVASNILPQNEAVANGDHLLSGPEDLADNNFITLTLEEIQVNSEGFLIEDKPMGENAGVAKTNTSQSQELLMASMVPAPCKEKLIQDQIADFSFPSQVVSTNMQSVQMNAEGAAVATPANSIHTTELIQGTTSVAMEGALAPEKDTRLRQFLSPRTETLTQEQHVTSQVSTLKRETAADSQVITAKPLQSRSLKENQKKPFVGSWVKGLLSKGASFMPPCVSAQKRSTITDLQSSVKGASNFGGFKTKGVNPKANRVSRKSHRCTSKPPPVSNPPPSNPSSDSTVSRVCATVSAESEVLKKCESASYRAHLSHSSCGNDNGISSANHGDSVDGQIHKLRLKLLKKLKAKKKKLAALMSSPQNGTLPSENLEDVSHCGSPNDCESIEDLLNELQYQIDIADNKSGSTTISGVASYSNQTHEEILAELLSPTTPISTEHPENGDADFRYLEMGDNPVPAAEHSGPNSGLQNTLLRQDHNYCSPTKTNQSDVQAGSLSNNSCIRALNLESSMKADIFDEFFSTSALNSLASDTLDLPHFDEYLFETC; this is encoded by the exons ATGGAGATTGTAAAAAGCCTAGTTCAGAAATATTTGCGAAAATAGAGACCTGTCTGAATGAAATCAGAGACGAAATCTTCATTAGGCTTCAGCCCCAACTTAGATGCACATTAG GTGATATGGAAAGTCCAGTGTTTGCATTTCCCTTGCTCTTAAAAATAGAACCTCATATTGAAAAGCTCttcatgtattctttttcttGGAACTTTGAATGTTCACTGTGTGGACACAAGTATCAAAACAG aTGTGTGAAGAATCTTGTCACGTTCACAAACGTCATCCCTGAGTGGCATCCCCTTAATGCTGCCCATTTTGGGCCATGTAACAACTGCAACAATAAGTCACAGATACGAAAAATGGTATTGGAAAA AGTAGGTTCTGTACTCATGCTGCACTTTGTAGAAGGCTTACCACACAGTGACATAGAGCGGTATTCGTTTCATTTCGAAGGCTCTCCTTATCATATAACATCCGTAATTCAGTACCAAGCAAATAATCATTTCATCACATGGAGTTTAGGCAATGATG gaAGTTGGCTGGAATGCGATGACTTGAAAGGACCGTGTTCTGAGAGGCATGAGAAATTTGAAGTTCCTTCTTCGGAGATTCATATTgttatttgggaaagaaaaacatCCCAAATAACAGATAAATCAGCTGCCTGCTTTCCACTTAAAAAGACACCAGCACCTCCAGCATCGTGTTCTGTGGGTGACCCTGCCTCTGCTGGAGCCTCCTCAGTCACTCAGCCCCCACTTATGTCAGTTGCCTCAAATATTCTTCCGCAAAATGAAGCTGTGGCTAATGGAGATCATTTACTTTCAGGTCCAGAAGATTTGGCTGACAATAATTTTATAACATTGACACTTGAAGAAATACAGGTTAACTCTGAAGGTTTCCTAATAGAAGATAAACCTATGGGAGAAAATGCAGGAGTTGCCAAAACAAATACTTCGCAATCACAGGAATTACTAATGGCTTCTATGGTGCCTGCTCCATGTAAGGAAAAGCTTATCCAAGACCAAATTGCAGATTTCAGCTTTCCATCTCAAGTTGTAAGTACAAACATGCAGTCAGTACAGATGAATGCAGAAGGTGCTGCAGTGGCCACGCCTGCAAACAGTATTCATACTACTGAACTTATACAAGGGACAACGTCAGTAGCAATGGAAGGTGCACTTGCCCCAGAGAAGGACACTAGGTTAAGACAGTTCCTTTCACCCAGAACTGAGACATTAACCCAGGAACAACATGTTACTTCTCAGGTATCTACTTTGAAGAGAGAAACTGCAGCAGACTCACAAGTCATAACAGCTAAACCGTTACAGAGTAGGTCTCtgaaagaaaatcagaagaaaCCATTTGTGGGAAGTTGGGTTAAAGGCTTATTAAGCAAAGGTGCTTCTTTTATGCCACCTTGTGTCTCAGCTCAGAAGAGAAGCACTATAACTGATTTGCAGTCTTCAGTTAAAGGGGCAAGTAATTTTGGTGGCTTTAAAACTAAAGGTGTAAACCCAAAAGCTAACCGGGTATCAAGGAAGTCGCATAGATGTACAAGTAAGCCTCCCCCAGTTAGTAATCCTCCACCAAGTAATCCATCATCAGACAGCACAGTGTCTCGTGTGTGTGCCACTGTGAGTGCTGAATCGGAAGTTTTGAAGAAGTGTGAAAGCGCCTCATACAGAGCTCACCTCAGTCACAGTTCTTGCGGAAATGACAATGGTATTTCTTCAGCAAACCATGGAGACTCAGTTGATGGCCAGATTCATAAACTTCGTCTAAAACTTCTTAAAAAACTTAAGGCAAAGAAGAAGAAACTAGCTGCTCTTATGTCTTCCCCCCAGAATGGAACACTTCCAAGTGAAAATTTAGAGGATGTGTCCCATTGTGGTTCTCCAAATGATTGTGAGTCAATAGAAGACTTGTTAAATGAACTACAGTATCAGATTGATATTGCAGACAATAAATCTGGAAGCACCACAATTTCTGGTGTTGCCTCATACAGTAATCAgactcatgaagaaattttaGCAGAATTATTATCTCCTACTACTCCCATTTCAACAGAGCACCCAGAAAATGGAGACGCTGACTTTAGGTACTTGGAAATGGGAGATAACCCTGTCCCAGCAGCAGAACACAGTGGACCAAACAGTGGTCTCCAAAACACACTTCTGAGACAGGACCATAATTACTGCAGCCCCACCAAAACAAATCAGTCTGACGTTCAAGCAGGCTCACTGTCTAATAATTCCTGCATTAGAGCATTGAACTTGGAAAGTTCCATGAAGGCTGatatttttgatgagtttttttcCACCTCAGCATTAAATTCTTTAGCAAGTGACACATTAGACTTACCTCATTTTGATGAATATTTGTTTGAGACTTGTTGA